In the genome of Mycobacterium kansasii ATCC 12478, one region contains:
- a CDS encoding pyridoxal phosphate-dependent aminotransferase, translating to MLTVASPNAIDPCALSLNENPFPPLPAVRAALIRSIDAVNRYPEFLPQRLRELIAAHIGMPVDQVVLGAGATGVVMQALRAVTVPGDAIAMAAPTFDGYPIVAQLAGLTVVTVPLDDYGHHDLGALADAADDARVVVLCRPHNPTGTLEPVPAVLRFLSRVPPDTVVLLDEAYVEFAAPKHRTDASALLARFPNVLVVRTFSKAYGLAGLRIGYGLAAAELAAAMWAQQLPFGMAGTGLLAVAASYEAEDQLAHRVRLITAERRYLQQQLSAMGIFTTDAHANFMYLPSRGRRWDEVFTRAGLQVRLYPDGGARITVGSRASTLAVLRAVGKSAA from the coding sequence ATGCTCACCGTCGCGAGCCCGAATGCGATCGACCCGTGTGCGTTGTCGCTCAACGAGAATCCGTTCCCACCGCTGCCGGCGGTGCGCGCGGCGCTGATTCGCTCGATAGACGCGGTGAACCGGTATCCGGAGTTTCTGCCGCAGCGCCTGCGCGAATTGATTGCCGCCCACATCGGCATGCCCGTCGACCAGGTGGTGCTCGGTGCCGGTGCGACCGGCGTGGTGATGCAGGCCCTCCGCGCGGTGACCGTGCCCGGCGATGCAATCGCGATGGCCGCGCCGACCTTCGACGGATATCCGATCGTCGCGCAACTGGCGGGACTGACCGTGGTGACCGTCCCCCTCGACGACTACGGCCATCACGATCTGGGCGCGCTGGCCGACGCCGCCGACGACGCCCGAGTGGTGGTGCTTTGCCGGCCGCACAATCCGACCGGCACGCTGGAGCCGGTGCCGGCGGTGCTGCGGTTCCTGAGCCGGGTGCCCCCTGACACCGTGGTGCTGCTCGACGAGGCGTACGTAGAATTCGCCGCGCCGAAGCATCGAACCGACGCTTCGGCGTTGCTTGCTCGGTTCCCCAATGTGCTGGTGGTGCGGACCTTTTCCAAGGCCTACGGGCTGGCCGGGCTGCGGATCGGTTACGGCCTGGCCGCGGCGGAGCTGGCCGCAGCGATGTGGGCTCAGCAGCTTCCGTTCGGCATGGCCGGCACCGGCTTGCTGGCGGTCGCCGCTTCCTATGAGGCCGAAGACCAGCTGGCGCACCGGGTTCGGCTGATCACGGCCGAACGGCGCTATCTTCAGCAGCAATTGAGCGCGATGGGTATATTCACCACCGACGCGCACGCCAACTTCATGTACCTGCCGTCGAGGGGTCGGCGATGGGATGAAGTTTTCACCCGGGCCGGCCTGCAGGTCCGGCTGTACCCGGACGGCGGTGCGCGGATAACCGTGGGCAGCCGCGCGTCAACTCTGGCGGTGTTGCGCGCGGTCGGAAAATCTGCGGCGTGA
- the mmsB gene encoding 3-hydroxyisobutyrate dehydrogenase, with the protein MTETIAFLGLGNMGAPMSANLVAAGHMVRAYDPAPAAATAAASSGCAVVDSAAGAVSEADVVITMLPTGEVVKRCYAEVLPAARPGALFIDSSTISVSDAREVHALAASHGLTQLDAPVSGGVKGAAAGTLAFMVGGDADVLERARPVLEPMAGKIIHCGAAGAGQAAKLCNNMVLAVQQIAIGEAFLLAEKLGLSAQSLFDVITGATGNCWAVHTNCPVPGPVPTSPANNDFKPGFATALMNKDLGLAMDAVRATGSAAPLGRHAAEIYAEFIASDVSHNALDFSAVIEMLRTG; encoded by the coding sequence GTGACAGAGACGATCGCGTTCCTCGGACTGGGCAACATGGGCGCACCCATGTCGGCGAATCTGGTTGCCGCCGGCCACATGGTGCGCGCCTACGACCCGGCACCCGCAGCGGCGACGGCGGCGGCATCAAGCGGCTGCGCGGTGGTCGACAGCGCAGCCGGCGCGGTTTCCGAGGCCGACGTGGTGATCACCATGCTGCCCACCGGTGAGGTGGTCAAGCGCTGCTACGCCGAGGTGCTGCCCGCCGCGCGACCGGGTGCGCTGTTCATCGACAGCTCGACGATCTCGGTCAGCGATGCCCGCGAGGTGCATGCGCTGGCCGCATCGCACGGTCTGACCCAGCTCGACGCGCCGGTGTCCGGCGGTGTCAAGGGTGCCGCGGCCGGGACGCTGGCGTTCATGGTCGGCGGCGACGCGGACGTCTTGGAGCGGGCCCGCCCGGTGCTGGAACCCATGGCGGGCAAGATCATTCACTGCGGTGCGGCCGGCGCGGGCCAGGCCGCCAAGCTGTGCAACAACATGGTCCTGGCCGTGCAGCAGATCGCGATCGGCGAGGCGTTCCTGCTTGCCGAGAAGCTCGGGCTGTCGGCCCAGTCGCTGTTCGACGTCATCACCGGAGCGACCGGCAACTGCTGGGCGGTGCACACCAATTGCCCGGTGCCGGGCCCGGTGCCCACCTCGCCGGCCAACAACGACTTCAAGCCGGGCTTCGCGACGGCATTGATGAACAAGGACCTGGGCCTGGCGATGGACGCGGTGCGGGCTACCGGGTCCGCGGCACCGCTGGGCCGGCACGCCGCCGAGATCTATGCCGAGTTCATCGCGTCCGACGTCTCCCACAACGCCCTGGACTTCAGCGCGGTGATCGAGATGCTGCGGACCGGCTAG
- a CDS encoding MarR family transcriptional regulator, with protein sequence MAASRPEKPDPIAVARANWEKAGWGDVAPGMVAVTSVMRAHQILLARVETALRPYDLSFSRFELLRLLAFSRTGALPITKASDRLQVHVTSVTHAIRRLEADGLVQRVPHPTDGRTTLVQITELGRATVEGATLTLNEQVFADIGMDAYESAALVSAIETLRRKAGDFTD encoded by the coding sequence GTGGCTGCATCACGACCGGAGAAACCCGACCCGATCGCCGTCGCCCGGGCCAACTGGGAGAAGGCCGGGTGGGGTGACGTGGCGCCGGGCATGGTCGCGGTGACGTCGGTGATGCGTGCACACCAGATCCTGCTGGCCCGCGTCGAGACGGCGCTGCGCCCCTACGATCTCAGTTTCTCGCGTTTCGAGCTGCTGCGGCTCTTGGCGTTCAGCCGCACCGGAGCATTGCCGATCACCAAAGCCTCCGACCGCCTGCAGGTTCATGTCACCAGCGTCACGCACGCGATCCGCCGGCTGGAAGCCGACGGGCTGGTACAACGGGTGCCGCACCCCACCGACGGGCGGACCACGCTGGTGCAGATCACCGAGTTGGGGCGCGCCACCGTCGAGGGCGCCACCCTGACCCTCAACGAGCAGGTGTTCGCCGACATCGGAATGGACGCCTACGAATCGGCGGCGCTGGTGTCCGCCATCGAAACGTTGCGGCGCAAGGCCGGAGATTTCACCGATTGA
- a CDS encoding FAD-dependent oxidoreductase gives MTLRIVVVGAGVGGLSIARGLLRDGHDVTVFERRPDAQPGGGAVTIWSNGATVLRQLGIDMDGAGQLLSAVRVLTSTGHRLATLDVAAMARRLGAPVRMVPRRTLVERLLKGFPAERICYNACVVEVVGGGTGDDGARVEFHDGSSVEADLLIGADGLHSTVRDIVVGARHATPTGWCSWQGLVALPDLADTQVAQVVIGDRGNTGLWPAGGCDVQWWFDLPWSYDFVRPQRPIDLIRATFAGWSGSVDRVLATLTDDDLLHSPYPHFRHPIPPPGRGAVTLLGDAAHAMPPTLAQGANQALLDTMVLRKALWDLDRGDVAGALRWYEKTRRRKVMAVSRVASLPVSHRESVLRPAAMLSDRLHTWLLTTFLSRTSHRRMSTQITKDLDTAPAAASCEAR, from the coding sequence GTGACGCTTCGCATTGTCGTCGTCGGCGCCGGTGTCGGCGGACTGTCCATTGCGCGGGGGCTCCTGCGCGACGGGCATGACGTAACCGTGTTCGAACGGCGGCCCGACGCGCAGCCGGGTGGCGGTGCCGTCACCATCTGGTCCAACGGCGCTACGGTGCTGCGGCAGCTGGGCATCGACATGGACGGCGCCGGCCAATTGCTTTCCGCCGTACGGGTGCTCACGTCCACGGGTCACCGGCTCGCGACGCTGGACGTGGCCGCGATGGCGCGGCGGCTGGGCGCCCCGGTGCGGATGGTCCCACGCCGTACCCTGGTTGAGCGGCTACTGAAAGGCTTTCCGGCCGAACGCATCTGCTATAACGCCTGCGTGGTCGAAGTGGTCGGTGGCGGCACTGGCGACGATGGCGCGCGGGTCGAATTCCACGACGGCAGCTCGGTCGAAGCGGATCTGCTGATCGGCGCTGACGGCCTGCACTCGACGGTGAGAGACATCGTCGTCGGCGCCCGGCACGCGACGCCGACCGGTTGGTGTAGCTGGCAGGGTCTGGTCGCACTGCCGGACCTCGCCGACACGCAGGTCGCGCAGGTCGTCATCGGCGACCGCGGAAACACCGGCCTGTGGCCCGCCGGCGGCTGCGATGTGCAGTGGTGGTTCGACCTGCCGTGGTCGTACGACTTCGTCAGGCCGCAACGTCCGATCGACCTGATCCGCGCCACGTTCGCCGGATGGTCCGGTTCGGTCGATCGAGTACTGGCGACGTTGACCGATGACGATCTGCTCCATTCGCCGTACCCGCACTTCCGCCATCCCATTCCGCCTCCGGGCCGTGGCGCGGTGACATTGCTCGGCGACGCCGCACACGCGATGCCGCCCACCCTCGCACAGGGTGCCAATCAGGCGCTGCTCGACACGATGGTGTTGCGCAAAGCGCTGTGGGACCTCGACCGCGGCGATGTGGCGGGAGCGCTGCGCTGGTACGAGAAGACCAGGCGCCGCAAGGTCATGGCGGTGTCGAGGGTGGCGTCGCTACCGGTGTCGCATCGTGAATCGGTGCTCAGGCCGGCGGCGATGCTCTCCGACCGGCTCCATACCTGGTTACTGACAACGTTTTTGAGTAGGACAAGTCATCGCCGGATGTCCACGCAGATCACCAAGGACCTCGACACCGCGCCGGCCGCCGCGTCGTGTGAAGCGCGATGA
- a CDS encoding thiamine pyrophosphate-binding protein encodes MPRKHRVVDHIVNHLAAIGVDHVFGVDGANIEDLYDAAHFHPSLCAILAKHEFSAAAMADGYSRSGCGLGVVAATSGGGALNLVAGLGEALASRVPVLALVGQSATALDGRGAFQDTSGRNGSLDAEAVFSAVSLSCQRVLAPAEIASALPRAIAAARTGGPAVLLLPKDIQQGCVEIEERKGSPGEVRPIGNPHPITRILRRANGPVTMIVGEQVARDDCRPELEQLRAVLRARVATVPEAKDVTGIPGLGSSSALGVTGVMGHPNVADAVAGSAVCLVVGTRLPVTARAGLEEALAAVRTVSIGSAPPYLPCTHVHTDDLRGSLRILTQALSGSGRPTGLRVPDMVQRTELRPPPWTGPGVRYRDAMAVLNDALPDGTDIVVDAGNTGAAAIHYLGARRGGRFAVALGMGGMGYSFGAGIGMALGRANSGRPAGRTVVIAGDGAFFMHGMEVHTAVQYRLPVTFVLFNNNAHAMCVTREQLFYGDLYSYNRFRCSRLGSGLAEMFPGLTSVDVADVEHFATAMRAAVGLDGPAVVSVECAAGEIPPFAPFLVTPIAEEYRTDVAASA; translated from the coding sequence ATGCCCAGGAAGCACCGGGTGGTCGACCACATCGTGAACCACCTCGCGGCAATCGGAGTCGACCACGTCTTCGGTGTGGACGGAGCCAACATCGAAGATCTCTACGACGCCGCGCATTTCCACCCGTCGCTGTGCGCCATCCTGGCCAAGCACGAATTCTCCGCCGCCGCAATGGCTGACGGGTACAGCCGCAGTGGATGCGGATTAGGTGTGGTGGCGGCGACTTCCGGCGGCGGCGCCCTCAATCTCGTCGCGGGATTGGGGGAGGCGCTGGCAAGCCGGGTACCGGTGCTTGCCCTGGTCGGTCAATCCGCCACGGCCCTGGACGGCCGGGGCGCCTTTCAGGACACCAGCGGGCGCAACGGATCGCTGGATGCCGAAGCGGTGTTCTCCGCGGTGTCGCTATCGTGTCAGCGGGTGCTGGCGCCGGCCGAGATTGCCTCGGCCCTGCCGCGTGCTATTGCCGCGGCGCGCACCGGCGGTCCGGCTGTGTTGTTGCTGCCCAAGGACATTCAGCAGGGATGCGTGGAGATCGAGGAGCGCAAGGGGTCGCCGGGGGAGGTTCGGCCCATCGGTAACCCGCATCCCATAACGCGGATTCTGCGCCGGGCGAACGGCCCGGTCACGATGATCGTCGGCGAGCAGGTCGCGCGCGACGACTGCCGCCCGGAGCTCGAACAGCTGCGAGCGGTGTTGCGGGCGCGCGTGGCGACCGTGCCGGAGGCCAAGGATGTCACGGGGATACCGGGGCTCGGATCCTCGTCGGCGCTGGGGGTGACGGGAGTCATGGGCCACCCGAACGTGGCCGACGCGGTGGCCGGCAGCGCGGTGTGCCTCGTCGTCGGCACCCGCTTGCCCGTCACCGCCCGCGCCGGCCTGGAAGAAGCGCTGGCCGCGGTGCGAACGGTGTCGATCGGCTCAGCGCCGCCGTACCTTCCGTGCACCCACGTGCACACCGACGACCTGCGCGGCTCGCTGCGCATCCTCACCCAGGCGCTCTCGGGATCCGGGCGGCCTACCGGCCTGCGGGTGCCCGACATGGTGCAGCGCACCGAGCTGCGGCCCCCGCCCTGGACGGGTCCGGGCGTGCGGTACCGCGATGCCATGGCCGTGCTCAACGATGCGCTGCCCGACGGCACCGACATCGTGGTCGACGCCGGCAACACCGGGGCGGCCGCGATCCACTACCTGGGTGCCCGCCGGGGCGGCAGGTTCGCTGTCGCGCTCGGCATGGGCGGCATGGGCTACAGCTTCGGGGCCGGCATCGGAATGGCCTTGGGCCGCGCCAACAGTGGACGGCCTGCGGGGCGCACCGTGGTGATCGCCGGGGACGGAGCGTTTTTCATGCACGGCATGGAGGTGCACACCGCCGTTCAGTACCGGCTTCCGGTGACGTTCGTGCTGTTCAACAACAACGCCCATGCCATGTGTGTGACCCGCGAGCAGCTATTTTATGGAGATCTATATAGCTACAACAGATTTCGCTGCAGCCGGCTGGGATCTGGCCTGGCGGAGATGTTTCCGGGCCTGACGTCCGTCGACGTCGCCGACGTCGAGCACTTCGCGACGGCGATGCGCGCCGCCGTCGGCCTCGACGGGCCGGCGGTGGTCAGCGTCGAATGCGCTGCCGGCGAAATTCCGCCGTTCGCACCGTTTCTCGTTACACCTATCGCAGAGGAGTACCGAACCGATGTCGCTGCCAGCGCTTGA
- a CDS encoding isobutyryl-CoA dehydrogenase — protein MFNLNDDERVITETAAAFAEKRLAPYALEWDASNHFPVDVLREAAELGMAAIYCRDDVGGSGLRRLDGVRIFEQLAIADPVTAAFLSIHNMCAWMIDSFGTDEQRKDWIPRLATMDVIASYCLTEPDAGSDASALGTRAVQHGSDYVLDGVKQFISGAGASDVYVVMARTGADGPRGISAFVIEKGTAGLSFGALEEKMGWHAQPTAQVILDGVRVPADAMLGGADGEGAGFGIAMNGLNGGRLNIAACSLGGAQAAFDKAGVYVRERHAFGASLLDEPTVRFTLADMATGLETSRMLLWRAASALDCDAADKVELCAMAKRYVTDTCFEVADKALQLHGGYGYLREYGLEKIVRDLRVHRILEGTNEIMRVVIGRAEAARFRATV, from the coding sequence ATGTTTAACCTCAACGACGACGAGCGGGTGATCACCGAGACGGCGGCCGCCTTCGCCGAAAAGCGCCTTGCCCCATACGCTCTGGAATGGGACGCCAGCAACCACTTCCCGGTGGACGTGCTGCGTGAGGCCGCCGAACTCGGGATGGCCGCCATCTACTGCCGCGACGACGTGGGCGGCAGCGGGCTGCGCCGGCTCGACGGGGTGCGCATCTTCGAGCAGTTGGCGATCGCCGACCCGGTCACCGCCGCGTTCCTGTCCATCCACAACATGTGCGCGTGGATGATCGACAGCTTCGGTACCGACGAACAACGCAAGGATTGGATACCGCGGCTGGCCACCATGGACGTCATCGCCAGCTATTGCCTGACCGAGCCCGACGCCGGGTCGGACGCCAGTGCGCTGGGCACCCGCGCTGTCCAGCACGGTTCAGACTATGTGCTCGATGGCGTCAAGCAGTTCATTTCCGGCGCGGGAGCCTCGGACGTGTACGTGGTGATGGCCCGCACCGGTGCGGACGGCCCGCGCGGCATATCGGCCTTCGTGATCGAAAAGGGAACTGCTGGGCTGAGTTTCGGTGCCCTGGAAGAGAAGATGGGCTGGCACGCGCAACCGACCGCCCAGGTGATCCTGGACGGCGTCCGGGTGCCCGCCGACGCCATGCTGGGTGGCGCCGACGGGGAGGGCGCCGGCTTCGGCATCGCGATGAACGGTCTCAACGGCGGCCGGCTCAACATCGCGGCGTGTTCGCTGGGCGGCGCGCAGGCCGCTTTCGACAAGGCCGGCGTATATGTTCGCGAGCGACACGCGTTCGGCGCCAGCCTCCTGGACGAGCCCACCGTCCGGTTCACCCTGGCCGACATGGCCACCGGGCTGGAAACGTCGCGAATGTTGTTGTGGCGGGCCGCGAGTGCGCTCGACTGCGACGCCGCCGACAAGGTCGAGCTGTGCGCGATGGCCAAGCGCTATGTCACCGACACCTGCTTCGAGGTGGCCGACAAGGCGCTGCAACTCCACGGCGGGTACGGCTACCTGCGCGAGTATGGTCTGGAGAAGATCGTCCGCGACCTGCGGGTGCATCGAATTCTGGAAGGAACCAACGAAATCATGCGGGTGGTTATCGGCCGGGCCGAGGCCGCGCGGTTTCGCGCCACCGTTTAG
- a CDS encoding CoA-acylating methylmalonate-semialdehyde dehydrogenase, which produces MTTHIPHFIDGQRTTGQSTRTADVFDPNTGQVQAKVPMAGQADVDAAVASAVEAQKGWAAWNPQRRARVLMRFIELVNDHNDELAELLSLEHGKTLADAAGDIQRGIEVIEFCLGIPHLLKGEYTEGAGPGIDVYSLRQPLGVVAGITPFNFPAMIPLWKAGPALACGNAFLLKPSERDPSVPVRLAELFAEAGLPPGVFQVVHGDKEAVDAILNHPDIKAVGFVGSSDIAQYIYAGAAATGKRSQCFGGAKNHMIVMPDADLDQAVDALIGAGYGSAGERCMAISVAVPVGEQTAERLRARLIERINNLRVGHSLDPKADYGPLVTEAALTRVRDYINQGVQAGAEIVIDGRERASDDLTFGDANLEGGFFIGPTLFDHVTPEMSIYTDEIFGPVLCMVRAHNYEEALRLPSEHEYGNGVAIFTRDGDTARDFVSRVQVGMVGINVPIPVPVAYHTFGGWKRSGFGDLNQHGPTSIQFYTKVKTVTSRWPSGIKDGAEFVIPTMQ; this is translated from the coding sequence ATGACCACACACATTCCGCATTTCATCGACGGCCAGCGCACCACCGGCCAGTCCACCCGCACTGCCGACGTCTTCGACCCAAACACCGGCCAGGTCCAGGCGAAAGTGCCGATGGCCGGCCAAGCCGACGTCGACGCCGCGGTGGCATCGGCGGTCGAGGCCCAAAAAGGCTGGGCCGCATGGAATCCGCAACGCCGCGCGCGGGTGCTGATGCGGTTCATCGAGCTGGTCAACGACCACAACGACGAACTGGCCGAACTACTCTCACTCGAACACGGCAAGACGCTGGCCGACGCCGCGGGCGACATTCAGCGCGGCATCGAGGTGATCGAGTTCTGCCTCGGGATCCCCCATCTGCTCAAGGGCGAGTACACCGAGGGCGCCGGTCCGGGCATCGACGTCTACTCGCTGCGCCAGCCCCTCGGCGTGGTCGCCGGCATCACCCCGTTCAACTTCCCGGCAATGATCCCGCTGTGGAAGGCCGGTCCGGCCCTCGCCTGCGGAAATGCCTTCCTGCTCAAGCCAAGTGAGCGTGACCCGTCAGTACCGGTACGGCTGGCCGAACTGTTCGCCGAAGCCGGCCTGCCTCCCGGCGTGTTCCAGGTCGTGCACGGCGACAAGGAAGCCGTCGACGCCATCCTGAATCACCCCGACATCAAGGCGGTCGGCTTCGTCGGCAGCTCCGACATCGCCCAGTACATCTACGCCGGCGCCGCCGCGACCGGCAAGCGCTCGCAATGCTTCGGCGGCGCCAAGAACCACATGATCGTGATGCCCGACGCGGACCTCGACCAGGCGGTCGACGCGCTGATCGGCGCCGGCTACGGCAGCGCCGGCGAACGCTGCATGGCGATCAGCGTCGCGGTCCCGGTCGGCGAGCAGACCGCGGAACGGTTGCGCGCCAGGCTGATCGAGCGGATCAACAACCTGCGGGTCGGTCACAGCCTGGACCCCAAGGCCGACTATGGCCCGCTGGTCACCGAGGCCGCACTGACCCGGGTGCGCGACTACATCAACCAAGGCGTCCAGGCCGGCGCCGAGATCGTCATCGACGGCCGCGAACGGGCCAGCGACGACCTGACTTTCGGTGATGCCAACTTGGAAGGCGGCTTCTTCATCGGACCGACGCTCTTCGACCACGTCACCCCGGAGATGTCGATCTACACCGATGAGATCTTCGGGCCGGTGCTGTGCATGGTGCGCGCCCACAACTACGAGGAAGCCCTGCGTCTGCCGTCGGAGCACGAATACGGCAATGGGGTGGCAATCTTCACCCGCGACGGTGACACCGCTCGCGACTTCGTCTCGCGGGTTCAGGTGGGCATGGTCGGTATCAATGTTCCGATCCCGGTCCCGGTGGCCTATCACACCTTCGGCGGCTGGAAACGCTCCGGGTTCGGCGATCTCAACCAGCACGGCCCGACGTCGATCCAGTTCTATACCAAGGTCAAGACCGTCACCTCGCGCTGGCCGTCGGGCATCAAGGACGGTGCCGAGTTCGTCATCCCGACGATGCAGTAG
- a CDS encoding 3-oxoacyl-ACP synthase III family protein, protein MVGQPVSLIDVSSYLPGEPIGADYYAQFAESDDLRDSVMFRAPAFRHHVAPDETAVDMVERAAQGLIERHGEDVIETVDILITHTQAPDVPFYGAGGGIAHRLGMRPSWVLDLHNGGCAAFVLALNVARQLLTSGAGRTALIAIAQNAAGQVFDQPGVRRKSQAAVPGDGAAVGLVALSDRSPILGVECRTYGEYAGEMTLAPDPPRKWWQPGTGELCIGFTESKITKVLARGNRQVPEVALAVCDRINLPAKDIDLLVTNQPNRVFLRNWREALELAAERHFDTFDACGNLFGAGIPVNLDRAITTGRVTAGAMVMMAGFAHAGDFAGAAAMRWGGRP, encoded by the coding sequence ATGGTGGGCCAACCCGTCAGTCTCATCGACGTTTCCAGCTATCTGCCCGGCGAGCCGATCGGCGCGGACTACTACGCGCAGTTCGCCGAATCCGACGACCTGCGCGACAGCGTGATGTTTCGTGCGCCGGCGTTTCGCCATCATGTCGCCCCGGACGAGACCGCGGTCGACATGGTGGAGCGTGCGGCGCAGGGGTTGATCGAACGCCACGGCGAGGACGTGATCGAGACCGTCGACATACTGATCACCCATACTCAGGCGCCGGATGTGCCGTTCTACGGTGCCGGCGGCGGCATTGCGCACCGCCTGGGCATGCGACCGTCGTGGGTGCTGGACTTGCACAACGGTGGGTGCGCAGCATTTGTGTTGGCGCTCAACGTGGCTCGCCAACTGTTGACTTCCGGTGCGGGGCGCACGGCGCTGATCGCGATTGCGCAGAATGCCGCCGGCCAGGTATTCGATCAACCCGGAGTCCGCCGCAAGTCACAGGCGGCGGTGCCCGGCGACGGGGCTGCGGTGGGCTTGGTCGCGCTGTCGGACCGCTCCCCCATTCTGGGGGTCGAATGCCGCACCTACGGCGAGTACGCCGGCGAGATGACGCTTGCCCCCGATCCGCCGCGCAAGTGGTGGCAGCCCGGAACCGGCGAGCTCTGTATCGGGTTCACCGAGAGCAAGATCACCAAGGTGCTGGCCCGCGGCAACCGGCAGGTTCCGGAGGTGGCGCTGGCCGTGTGCGATCGAATCAACCTGCCCGCCAAGGACATCGATCTACTGGTCACCAATCAGCCCAACCGGGTGTTCCTGCGCAACTGGCGCGAAGCACTCGAACTTGCTGCCGAACGGCACTTCGACACCTTCGACGCGTGCGGAAACCTGTTCGGCGCCGGGATTCCGGTCAACCTGGATCGGGCGATCACGACCGGGCGGGTGACCGCCGGCGCGATGGTTATGATGGCCGGGTTCGCCCACGCCGGCGATTTCGCCGGGGCGGCGGCGATGCGCTGGGGCGGGCGGCCCTGA
- a CDS encoding TIGR03086 family metal-binding protein encodes MDPLVAHRRAQDAFAGVLANVSPEQHGAATPCSEWTVRDLIEHVISGNEHVGQWAQHPVEPPARPDDMLAAHRTAAAAAHEVFAAPDGMSTTFKLPFGELPGQVFVGIRTSDVLTHAWDLAAATGQPTDLDPELATEQLAAVRAFMGPQFRGPGKPFAEEQPCSPERAPADQLAAFLGREVQ; translated from the coding sequence GTGGACCCACTAGTTGCTCACCGGCGAGCGCAGGATGCGTTCGCCGGCGTCCTCGCCAACGTCAGCCCCGAACAGCACGGCGCTGCGACACCCTGCTCGGAGTGGACGGTGCGGGATCTGATCGAGCATGTCATCAGCGGCAACGAACACGTCGGGCAATGGGCGCAACACCCGGTTGAGCCTCCCGCACGGCCCGACGACATGCTGGCGGCCCACCGGACCGCGGCCGCCGCCGCCCACGAGGTCTTCGCCGCGCCCGACGGGATGTCCACCACCTTCAAGCTGCCGTTCGGGGAGCTGCCCGGCCAGGTGTTCGTCGGGATCCGCACCAGCGATGTGCTGACCCACGCATGGGACCTGGCCGCCGCCACCGGCCAACCCACCGATCTCGACCCCGAATTGGCGACCGAACAGCTCGCCGCCGTGCGCGCATTCATGGGGCCGCAGTTCCGTGGGCCGGGCAAGCCCTTCGCCGAGGAGCAGCCGTGCTCACCGGAGCGTGCGCCCGCCGACCAACTTGCCGCATTCCTGGGCCGAGAGGTCCAGTGA
- a CDS encoding cyclic nucleotide-binding domain-containing protein — translation MAGRSASVAKERLGLGRAGVTTLMTLYGTGGLLGGLATMSIVGRRGLARVLAGAMLAGAVTVAGLGAVRLPALGLVLAGGLGGAAAVCCAIAPTLVQRSVTRTTMVPATASLQSMYVVGMAVGAMIAPVLINPIGLPGALGIFAGSAAMIMLLAAPGLRGADELSAEDAAKLAIIRATPTLAVLPALALEQVARAASHLKVLRGCEVVRQGDPGDRFYMIAAGLADVTVDGRRVATLGPGGSFGEIALLHDVPRSATVTAREDLAGDPARRSAHRHGASSRRYHAVGRGSGGVPARTTSGVVERPPEPLRTPTGRHLGEPNWTRLRHSG, via the coding sequence ATGGCTGGTCGCAGCGCCTCGGTGGCCAAGGAACGCTTGGGGTTGGGCAGGGCCGGCGTCACCACGCTGATGACGCTCTACGGCACCGGTGGCCTGCTCGGCGGCCTGGCGACGATGTCGATCGTCGGGCGGCGGGGGCTGGCCCGCGTGCTTGCGGGAGCGATGCTGGCCGGCGCGGTGACGGTCGCCGGCCTTGGGGCCGTCCGCCTGCCCGCGCTTGGTCTGGTCCTGGCCGGCGGCTTGGGCGGGGCCGCCGCCGTGTGCTGCGCCATCGCGCCAACGCTGGTGCAGCGCAGCGTCACTCGCACAACGATGGTGCCCGCGACGGCAAGCCTGCAGAGCATGTATGTGGTGGGGATGGCCGTTGGCGCCATGATCGCGCCAGTGCTCATCAACCCGATCGGGTTACCGGGCGCACTGGGCATCTTCGCGGGCTCGGCGGCAATGATCATGCTGCTGGCCGCGCCGGGGCTACGCGGCGCCGACGAGCTGAGCGCCGAGGACGCCGCCAAACTGGCCATCATCCGGGCCACGCCGACCCTGGCCGTACTACCCGCGCTGGCCCTCGAACAGGTCGCCCGGGCGGCGTCGCACCTGAAGGTGCTGCGGGGTTGTGAGGTCGTTCGACAGGGAGATCCCGGCGACCGGTTCTACATGATCGCAGCGGGCCTGGCCGACGTCACCGTGGACGGCCGCCGGGTGGCGACGCTGGGACCCGGCGGAAGTTTCGGCGAGATCGCCCTGCTGCACGACGTACCGCGGTCGGCCACCGTGACGGCGCGCGAAGACCTCGCTGGCGATCCTGCGCGACGTTCCGCGCACCGCCACGGTGCGAGCAGTCGGCGATACCACGCTGTTGGCCGTGGATCGGGAGGCGTTCCAGCGCGCACGACAAGCGGGGTAGTCGAGCGTCCGCCGGAGCCATTGCGGACCCCCACCGGCCGGCACCTCGGTGAACCGAACTGGACGCGGCTTCGTCATTCGGGATGA